In Salvelinus sp. IW2-2015 unplaced genomic scaffold, ASM291031v2 Un_scaffold3531, whole genome shotgun sequence, a single genomic region encodes these proteins:
- the LOC112076041 gene encoding PR domain zinc finger protein 10-like, giving the protein MDPVLCLEAEVRKGNYGHSALLRSRVCTHFEGGTVAQIVYSGDQQDRGQQQVVYTADGNSYTSVESAEHTLVYIHPADGSGSVFSDQPQVAYIQQDGTTQQLTVLLPSGQNMNAANLHVLSNVAEAPQALLEPVTQVRSL; this is encoded by the exons atggacccagtgctctgcttaGAAGCAGAGGTCAGGAAGGGGAACTATGGACACAGTGCTCTGCTTAGAAGCAGAG TGTGCACTCATTTTGAGGGCGGTACAGTAGCCCAGATAGTGTACAGTGGAGACCAGCAGGACAGAGGACAGCAGCAGGTGGTCTACACAGCAGACGGTAACTCCTACACCTCCGTGGAGTCGGCAGAACACACCCTAGTGTACATCCACCCGGCCGACGGATCAGGG AGTGTGTTTTCGGACCAGCCGCAGGTGGCCTACATTCAGCAGGATGGAACGACGCAACAG CTGACAGTGTTGTTGCCCAGTGGTCAGAACATGAACGCCGCCAACCTTCATGTCCTCAGTAACGTGGCCGAGGCTCCTCAGGCCCTGCTGGAGCCGGTTACACAGGTGAGGAGtctgtag